In the Corythoichthys intestinalis isolate RoL2023-P3 chromosome 12, ASM3026506v1, whole genome shotgun sequence genome, one interval contains:
- the hcn5 gene encoding potassium/sodium hyperpolarization-activated cyclic nucleotide-gated channel 2: MQRLRCPGSRRQSTVAGCDWAACGWRSLLLPQQNRQSLYMYGSEVAVEKECIRQLESKVFVIHPFSLLRSYYIMGMMAITFLNLIGIPMEIAFLDGTSGLAWEGFNVFSDTLFLIDVALNFRMGIISENGEEAILDIKRIRVSYLRTWFIPDIIAAFPIGYILLFADLHYHNEDNPSKTTKMMRILMFVRILSLIRLARVSRLVRFFNEVEKVSNANLEVVRLFFRILSLFMMIFLLCHWNGCIQYFVPMLEEFPTDCWVRKENLMNATVIVKYSWGVFRALSQMIALSYGSMDAPTNYVELWIVMVSMVSGCLMYTVLVANATAMIANIDPAAKEYKSKMSRLEHYMAFMKLPPELQMRISNYYQARYGGKWFDEKEVMHTVSSALKEQILTVMCSRLLRNMPLFRNKDENVIVSIVQKLDYEVYQEGDVIVRENAPGDRMFFIEHGQVLEENNDFSRELCDGDFFGEACVLTRGKHLATVKALTDCQCFSLSWDDFQEVLQAYPDVRKDLDKIVEMDVGFA; the protein is encoded by the exons ATGCAGAGACTAAGGTGTCCGGGTTCACGTCGGCAGTCGACCGTGGCGGGATGCGACTGGGCCGCCTGCGGATGGCGCTCGCTGCTGCTGCCTCAGCAGAACCGACAGTCGCTCTACATGTATGGGAGCGAGGTCGCCGTGGAGAAGGAGTGCATACGGCAGCTGGAGAGCAAAGTCTTTGTTATCCATCCCTTTAGCCTCTtgag GAGTTACTACATCATGGGGATGATGGCCATCACTTTCCTCAACCTGATCGGCATCCCCATGGAGATCGCTTTTCTGGACGGCACCAGCGGTCTGGCCTGGGAAGGCTTTAATGTCTTCTCAGACACACTTTTTCTCATAGACGTAGCACTCAACTTCCGAATGGGCATCATCAGTGAGAACGGGGAG GAAGCAATTTTAGACATAAAGCGGATCCGAGTAAGCTACCTGAGGACATGGTTCATTCCTGACATCATCGCTGCCTTCCCTATAGGATACATCCTGCTCTTTGCT GACTTGCACTACCACAATGAAGACAACCCTTCTAAGACTACCAAGATGATGAGGATCCTCATGTTTGTTCGAATCCTCAGCCTCATACGACTGGCACGGGTGTCCAGGCTAGTACGCTTCTTcaatgaagtggaaaaa GTATCAAACGCAAATTTGGAGGTGGTGCGACTGTTTTTTCGAATTCTATCGCTATTCATGATGATCTTCTTGCTGTGCCATTGGAATGGTTGCATTCAGTACTTTGTACCCATGTTGGAAGAGTTTCCTACAGACTGCTGGGTCCGTAAGGAGAACCTGATG AACGCCACAGTCATCGTGAAATATTCTTGGGGGGTCTTCAGAGCTCTCTCACAGATGATTGCGCTCTCTTATGGATCCATGGATGCTCCGACCA ATTATGTAGAACTGTGGATCGTGATGGTGAGCATGGTGTCCGGGTGCCTGATGTACACGGTGCTGGTAGCCAACGCCACTGCTATGATTGCCAACATCGACCCCGCCGCCAAAGAGTATAAGAGCAAG ATGAGCCGCTTGGAGCACTACATGGCTTTCATGAAACTTCCACCAGAGTTGCAGATGCGGATCAGCAACTACTACCAGGCCCGCTATGGAGGTAAATGGTTCGACGAGAAAGAGGTCATGCACACCGTATCGTCCGCCTTGAAGGAG CAAATCCTGACGGTGATGTGCAGTCGTCTGCTCAGGAACATGCCACTGTTCCGGAACAAGGATGAGAATGTGATCGTTAGCATAGTACAAAAGCTGGACTATGAAGTGTACCAGGAGGGCGACGTCATCGTGCGGGAGAACGCACCCGGGGACCGTATGTTTTTTATAGAGCACGGACAGGTTTTGGAGGAGAACAATGACTTCAGCAGGGAACTCTGTGACGGTGACTTCTTTGGAG AGGCATGCGTGCTGACCAGAGGCAAACATCTGGCCACGGTGAAGGCTCTGACAGACTGCCAGTGTTTCAGTCTGTCCTGGGACGACTTTCAGGAGGTGCTGCAGGCCTATCCGGACGTACGCAAGGATTTGGACAAGATAGTGGAAATGGATGTGGGATTTGCGTGA
- the ska3 gene encoding spindle and kinetochore-associated protein 3, with the protein MDPTKEFFAKLKKLCGTLETETARLQQTFESRHESVDSDVGAKAKQAYHDINCETLDLKSQLKESLRKQKLHKKDVETLIHTFRAVESTVTHDVRAVTELFEKYGYQVPTGSRTPNAEGEKLEDKESGENEPEGEGGQHKEEEEKEGGSRPTSPPQGVPSPDSAAHMCTPKLSDFGLCELQLRQKLFGCSQLPAMPEIHLPRVNMRTPLPPSLKCALLKDEDELQMPQLMDFGISEDTLCLKNDFTMDLFRKKANKNCRPAENQPVINVIDILKEDSLVSPEPPVFCTPGLQIKKRNGHCSPPPQGGDHTQLLSAAPKPITIPEVPAFQTPFLKRMLSSKKHEPTVAKNDHSNFILHSETPHDGCVRDGRPWEYDVPECNITGVHPMPLTPDLKSTLDNTPRTYSDGATQDYYLSPPRCMGEPHEIGTPEMPELSSVTQDICNLVLQSQKRTVPQSRCMTTVSEHEFRSLSAFLKQMTLNDLNQAIFSINNYLAQSPGEDTREFGLEDLKIMTNAGITAPVYILCLSALRRLEHIRGERNNAVYKLNLHS; encoded by the exons ATGGACCCAACGAAAGAGTTTTTCGCAAAGTTGAAGAAGTTGTGCGGGACTCTGGAAACGGAGACGGCCCGACTCCAGCAAACTTTCGAGAGCCGTCACGAGAGCGTCGACAGCG ATGTGGGAGCAAAGGCTAAGCAAGCATATCACGACATCAACTGTGAGACGTTGGACCTCAAG AGTCAGCTGAAGGAATCGCTGAGGAAGCAGAAATTACATAAGAAAGACGTGGAAACTCTCATTCACACCTTCAGGGCGGTGGAGAGCACTGTTACCCATGATGTCCGCGCAGTCACGGAGCTCTTTGAAAAGTACGGATACCAAGTTCCCACAGGCTCACGCACGCCAAACG CTGAAGGTGAGAAATTGGAAGACAAAGAGTCGGGCGAGAATGAGCCCGAAGGAGAAGGAGGCCAACATAAGGAAGAGGAGGAGAAGGAGGGAGGCAGCAGGCCAACATCACCGCCTCAGGGAGTGCCATCACCTGACAGTGCAGCCCACATGTGCACCCCAAAGCTTtccgactttggcctgtgcgagTTGCAGCTTCGCCAGAAACTTTTCGGGTGCAGCCAGTTGCCCGCCATGCCTGAGATCCACCTCCCCCGTGTAAACATGCGTACGCCGCTGCCCCCCTCGCTCAAATGTGCACTGCTCAAGGACGAGGATGAGCTGCAAATGCCGCAATTGATGGACTTCGGCATTTCCGAGGACACCTTGTGCCTGAAAAACGACTTCACCATGGATCTCTTCAGGAAGAAGGCTAACAAAAA CTGTAGGCCGGCGGAGAACCAGCCAGTCATCAATGTGATTGACATACTGAAAGAAG ACAGTTTGGTGTCTCCTGAGCCACCGGTATTCTGCACACCTGGGCTtcagataaaaaaaagaaatggccACTGTTCCCCACCACCACAAGGGGGCGACCACACCCAACTTCTGAGTGCCGCCCCAAAACCTATCACCATCCCTGAGGTGCCGGCCTTCCAAACTCCCTTCTTAAAGCGTATGCTCAGCAGCAAAAAA CACGAACCCACGGTCGCCAAAAACGACCACAGCAATTTCATACTGCATTCCGAGACGCCTCACGACGGCTGCGTCAGAGACGGACGTCCGTGGGAATACGACGTACCGGAGTGTAACATCACAGGCGTGCACCCGATGCCCCTCACGCCCGACCTGAAGTCCACTCTTGATAATACTCCACGTACT TATTCGGATGGAGCCACACAGGACTACTACCTGAGCCCACCTCGATGCATGGGGGAACCCCATGAGATCGGTACCCCTGAGATGCCTGAACTCAGCTCCGTCACGCAGGACATCTGCAAT CTGGTGTTGCAGTCTCAGAAAAGAACAGTACCCCAAAGCAG ATGTATGACTACGGTTTCTGAGCACGAGTTTCGCAGCTTGTCGGCATTTTTGAAGCAGATGACATTGAATGACCTAAACCAGGCAATCTTCAGCATCAACAATTACCTGGCCCAGTCTCCAG GGGAAGACACACGTGAGTTTGGGCTAGAGGACCTCAAGATTATGACGAACGCGGGCATCACGGCACCAGTCTACATACTGTGCTTGAGTGCCCTCAGGAGGCTGGAACATATAAGGGGAGAGCGGAACAATGCTGTCTACAAGCTCAATTTGCACAGCTGA
- the LOC130927385 gene encoding immunoglobulin lambda-1 light chain-like, producing the protein MLGSLCFLIAVLTHGEAAKVVTQTPAILTVGEGQEVVLNCNVQRDESSVSFYRQFPEDTPQLILQHYHLSSSPSFGDGFSSGRFGAKTTSNVNYQLIIKTAEAEDSAEYYCSAWDSSVRETVSHVTTVVFGGGTKLLVTRSDLAPPVVILFPPAKEELQSKEATLVCVATQSFPYAKVTWLVGGLLAPGVITTGPAERQADATYKISSYLTVQTSEWNSDVSYTCNVSLGSQSAQNTISKSKCAT; encoded by the exons ATGTTGGGGAGTCTCTGCTTTCTCATCGCCGTGCTAACTC ATGGCGAAGCGGCCAAGGTGGTGACCCAGACGCCGGCGATTCTGACAGTTGGTGAAGGACAAGAGGTTGTTCTCAATTGCAACGTTCAGAGGGATGAGAGTAGCGTAAGCTTTTATAGACAGTTTCCTGAAGACACTCCTCAGCTTATTCTGCAGCATTACCATTTAAGTTCCTCACCTAGCTTTGGAGATGGATTCTCCTCTGGTCGGTTTGGCGCCAAAACGACTTCCAATGTAAATTACCAATTAATCATTAAAACGGCAGAAGCAGAAGATTCTGCTGAGTATTATTGTAGCGCATGGGATAGCTCTGTTCGTGAAACAGTATCACA CGTAACCACTGTGGTATTCGGTGGAGGCACCAAGCTGCTTGTGACAA GGTCTGACTTGGCGCCCCCTGTGGTGATTCTTTTCCCCCCGGCCAAAGAAGAGCTCCAATCCAAAGAGGCCACGCTAGTCTGCGTGGCCACCCAGTCGTTCCCATATGCTAAAGTCACTTGGCTGGTTGGAGGTCTTCTGGCACCGGGCGTCATCACCACCGGTCCCGCTGAGCGACAAGCAGACGCCACCTACAAAATCAGCAGCTATCTCACTGTGCAGACGTCTGAATGGAACTCGGACGTCTCTTACACATGTAATGTGTCTTTGGGCTCCCAGTCTGCTCAAAACACCATCAGCAAGTCCAAGTGTGCAACTTAG